AAAAATCTAAAAAAGAAATCTGGCTGCTTTGGGCAAATAGGGGGTTCTGGTTACCAACCGGGATCTTGTCCAGGCAGCCTCGCTCATTAGTTACATTTTTGGGGGTTTAGTCATGGTAGAAAAAATGTTGGCCCGATCAGTACGCCTGATGTTCCTGGGTGGTGTCGCGGTCGGTGCAGGTTTGCTGGCACAACCAGCGATGTCGCAAGACGTACAAAAAGTGGAAATCACTGGTTCCTCGATCAAACGGATAGCACAAGAAGGCGCATTGCCTGTACAAACACTGAGCCGTAAAGATATCGAACAAAGTGGCGCCAATAATGTTGCCGACCTCGTCGCTGCCCTCCCTGCCATGCAGGGCTTTATCACTGCATCCACTTCCGTCAATGGTGGTGGTGCCGGTCGTCAATCCGCCTCCATCCACGCGATTGGTACTGACTACACCCTGGTATTGTTGAATGGCCGCCGCATGGCACCGTATGGCACAGGCAGTGCCGTCAACCTTGGCAGTATTCCTTTGTCTGCAGTAGAACGCGTCGAGATCCTGACTGACGGTGCTTCCACATTGTATGGCTCTGATGCGATTGCCGGTGTCGTCAACTTCATCCTGAAAAAGAACCAGACTGACCTGAATGTAGAAGCCACCCTGACCAGCCCGCAACAAAGCGGTGGCCGTAGCGGTAACTTCTCTATTTCCAAAGGTTTTGGCGATCCTGAAAAAGACGGCTTCAATGTCTTGTTTGCGTATAGCCATGATGAACAAAAACCGTTGGAAGCAACACAGCGCAGCTTCGCCAATTCCGGCGTCCAGAAGTTCATGAAGGATGGCAAGATGTACGCCACCTGGCAGACCAGTATCAACTCGATACCTGCGAATGCCGATATCTATGATTCCAAGGGCAATAACGCAACCTTCTCGGTTGATCTGGTGAACACAGGCAAATGTAATGGCCCTAACACTTTCGAGCGCGGTGGTGTTTGCCGCTATGACTACGCCTCTACCGTGCAATTGCTGCCAGAACTGAAACGTGACAGTTTCTTCGCTTCCGGTAACCTGAAGATAGGCAAGGACACTACCCTGTTCGGTGAACTGGTCATGTCCAACTTCTCCAACAAGGCACGCTATGCAGCGCCAGCCCAGCCTTTAACGACTTTCAGTACAGATCCGGTTACAGGCCAGAAGGTCATCAACCCGAACTACATCGGTGCCTATAATAAGTCTGTCGTGCCACTGCTGGCCGGACAAGGTATCAATCCTGCTGATGTGACGGATGCATTCTTTTATTTCCGTGCGCGCGATGCAGGTGGCCGTGCCGACGAATATAAAACTGAAGCACGTCATCTGGTTCTGGGCATAGACAGCAATTACCTGGGCTGGGATTTGAGCGCCAGCTATACGCATTCCGAAAATACAGAGAAAGATGACGCTGTTTCCGGTTACATGAGTGCTAACCGTTTTGATGCTCTGGTCAAATCCGGTGCTTACAATCCTTACATCGTCAATGCCAATGCTTCTGCCATCCTGGCACCGGCAGTGTTGAACGAAAACCTCAGTGTCACCAAATCCAAGATTGATGTCCTGAGCGCTCACGCCTCCAAAGAACTCTTTGATATGAGTGGCGGCAAGGCACAACTGGGTCTGGGTGCAGACACAACCAAGCAGTCATTCAATGATGCGCCTACTGAACTGGTACAAGGTCCTGGTCCTCAGCATCCTGCCTGGACAGACGTCATCATTGGTGGTGCTACCGGTTCCCAAGGTCTGGTTGCGTCCCGCAAGAGCTGGGGTACCTTCGGCGAATTGCTGATGCCTGTCATCAAAAACATGGACCTGACAGCTGCTGTGCGTTATGACAGCTATGATGCTGTCAAGAAAGACAATGTCAGCTATGACGTCAATGGTAATGCTTCACAGCCTGGTACTCAGGGTGTGTCCGTTTCCAAGGCAACTTACAAATTGTCAGCACGTTATCAGCCTATCCAAAGCCTGATGCTGCGCGGTTCTTATGGCACAGGCTTCAAGGCACCAACGCTGAATGATATTTCTGATCCATTGAAAAATGATGGTTCTTCAAATTTCTTCCCTTGCCCTATTACCAAAGCAACTGACCCACGCTTCCCATATTGCCGTGGTACCTCTGAATACGGCTTGTTGAAAAAAGGTAATCCAAGTACAGGTGCAGATGCACTGAAAGCAGAAGAGTCCAAACAGGCAGCATTCGGCTTCCGCCTTGAACCAACCAGCAACCTGTCCCTGGGGCTGGACTGGTGGGATGTGAAACTGAAAAACCAGATCCAGAAATTGTCTCAGGATTTGATTTTCACGACACCTTCATTGGCTGATCAATACATCTCCCTGTATTACGATCCTATCCAGAAATCCAAAGTTCTGGTGGCTAACCGTAGCCCTGTGAATCTGGCCAGCTCCCGTTATTCCGGTGTGGATTGGGACGCGACACTCAAATCAGCAACACCTATCGGCAAGCTGAACGTGAACTGGTCTGGTACTTATATGCT
This is a stretch of genomic DNA from Undibacterium sp. KW1. It encodes these proteins:
- a CDS encoding TonB-dependent receptor domain-containing protein, whose amino-acid sequence is MLARSVRLMFLGGVAVGAGLLAQPAMSQDVQKVEITGSSIKRIAQEGALPVQTLSRKDIEQSGANNVADLVAALPAMQGFITASTSVNGGGAGRQSASIHAIGTDYTLVLLNGRRMAPYGTGSAVNLGSIPLSAVERVEILTDGASTLYGSDAIAGVVNFILKKNQTDLNVEATLTSPQQSGGRSGNFSISKGFGDPEKDGFNVLFAYSHDEQKPLEATQRSFANSGVQKFMKDGKMYATWQTSINSIPANADIYDSKGNNATFSVDLVNTGKCNGPNTFERGGVCRYDYASTVQLLPELKRDSFFASGNLKIGKDTTLFGELVMSNFSNKARYAAPAQPLTTFSTDPVTGQKVINPNYIGAYNKSVVPLLAGQGINPADVTDAFFYFRARDAGGRADEYKTEARHLVLGIDSNYLGWDLSASYTHSENTEKDDAVSGYMSANRFDALVKSGAYNPYIVNANASAILAPAVLNENLSVTKSKIDVLSAHASKELFDMSGGKAQLGLGADTTKQSFNDAPTELVQGPGPQHPAWTDVIIGGATGSQGLVASRKSWGTFGELLMPVIKNMDLTAAVRYDSYDAVKKDNVSYDVNGNASQPGTQGVSVSKATYKLSARYQPIQSLMLRGSYGTGFKAPTLNDISDPLKNDGSSNFFPCPITKATDPRFPYCRGTSEYGLLKKGNPSTGADALKAEESKQAAFGFRLEPTSNLSLGLDWWDVKLKNQIQKLSQDLIFTTPSLADQYISLYYDPIQKSKVLVANRSPVNLASSRYSGVDWDATLKSATPIGKLNVNWSGTYMLTAEKDVPGAKKESSIGRFDSYDDVTFRIISRLVASLKVSDQYTHSLTMNYRSGYHDKVASADDGYVRSVNADGSVGGYVDMNRDVSNYTTFDYQLQAKVIKNLTITGGIRNLFNVDPPFTIRNTGGGNQVGYDGRYTDPLGRTFYVTAQYKY